One Opisthocomus hoazin isolate bOpiHoa1 chromosome 25, bOpiHoa1.hap1, whole genome shotgun sequence DNA window includes the following coding sequences:
- the SYT2 gene encoding synaptotagmin-2, which translates to MTFKQASMMAPEATATTMPMTTMENSTEAAGPGESKEDMFTKLRDKFMNELNKIPLPPWALIAIAVVAGLLILTCCFCICKKCCCKKKKNKKEKGKGMKNAMNMKDMKSGNQDDDDAEMGLTEGEGEEEEKEPENLGKLQFSLDYDFQANQLTVGILQAAELPALDMGGTSDPYVKVFLLPDKKKKYETKVQKKTLNPAFNETFTFKVPYQELGGKTLVMAIYDFDRFSKHDIIGEVKVPMNTVDLGQPIEEWRDLQSGEKEEPEKLGDICISLRYVPTAGKLTVCILEAKNLKKMDVGGLSDPYVKIHLLQNGKRLKKKKTTVKKKTLNPYFNESFSFEIPFEQIQKVQVVITVLDYDKLGKNEAIGKIFTGCNATGTELRHWSDMLANPRRPIAQWHSLKPEEEVDAALGKNK; encoded by the exons ATGACGTTCAAGCAAGCGTCCATGATGGCCCCGGAGGCCACAGCCACCACTATGCCCATGACCACAATGGAGAACTCCACCGAGGCCGCAGGGCCGGGGGAGAGCAAGGAGGACATGTTCACCAAGCTGAGGGACAAGTTCATGAATGAGCTCAACAAGATCCCCC TCCCACCCTGGGCCCTCATCGCTATCGCGGTGGTAGCCGGACTCCTCATCCTCACCTGCTGCTTCTGCATCTGCAAGAAGTGCTGCtgcaagaagaagaagaacaagAAGGAGAAGGGTAAAGGCATGAAGAACGCCATGAACATGAAGGACATGAAGTCAGGCAACCAG GACGATGATGACGCGGAGATGGGTCTGACGGAGGGGgaaggcgaggaggaggagaaggagccggAGAACTTGGGCAAGCTGCAGTTCTCGCTGGACTATGATTTCCAGGCGAACCAG CTGACGGTGGGGATCCTCCAAGCTGCCGAACTGCCGGCTTTGGACATGGGTGGCACCTCAGATCCCTATGTCAAGGTGTTCCTGCTCCCTGACAAGAAGAAAAAGTATGAGACCAAAGTGCAGAAGAAGACACTCAACCCTGCCTTCAACGAGACCTTCACCTTCAAG GTGCCCTACCAGGAACTCGGCGGGAAGACGCTGGTGATGGCCATCTATGACTTTGATCGCTTCTCCAAGCACGACATCATCGGTGAGGTGAAGGTGCCCATGAACACGGTGGACCTGGGTCAACCCATTGAGGAGTGGCGGGACCTGCAGAGTGGCGAGAAGGAGGAG CCAGAGAAGCTAGGAGATATCTGCATCTCCCTCCGGTACGTGCCCACGGCTGGGAAGCTCACTGTCTGCATCCTGGAGGCCAAGAATCTGAAGAAGATGGATGTTGGGGGTCTCTCAG ATCCCTACGTGAAGATCCACCTGCTGCAGAATGGCAAGAGGTTGAAGAAGAAGAAGACCACAGTCAAGAAGAAGACCCTGAACCCCTACTTCAATGAATCCTTCAGCTTCGAGATCCCCTTTGAGCAGATACAG AAAGTGCAAGTGGTCATCACGGTGCTGGACTACGACAAGCTGGGGAAGAACGAAGCCATCGGCAAGATCTTCACAGGCTGCAACGCCACGGGCACGGAGCTGCGGCACTGGTCCGACATGCTGGCCAACCCCCGGCGGCCCATTGCCCAGTGGCACTCGCTGAAGCCCGAGGAAGAAGTAGATGCAGCTCTCGGGAAGAACAAATAG